Genomic window (Arcobacter aquimarinus):
TTTGGATATGAAAAAGAATTAGATTTTATTTAATAGTTTATCAAGTAAAGAAGTTGTTAAAATTCTTTTGAAAAATCCAAGAAGATGAGTTGCTGTTGTTACGTAATATCTTGGTTTTGGTTTTTTTGTATTCATTATTTTTAAAACAGTGTTTGCCACACTTGAAGCTGGAAGATTAAAAGGTGCTTTATCTTCTGTTGTTTCAAGTCTTGCTTTTAACTCTTTTTTATAAGTTTCTTCCCAAAAACTTCCTTCAACTGTGATATTTTTATTGAATTTTTTTAGGGCATTTTCTCTAAACTTTGAAGTTACAGGTCCAGTGTTTATAGTACTAATATATATTTGACTACCAAGAACTTCCTGTCTTAAAGTGTCATTTATTCCTTCTATTGCATATTTACTTGCATTGTATGCACCTCTAAATTTTAAAGAGATTATTCCTAAAACAGAACTGTGTTGAATAATCTTTCCATATCCTTGAGCTCTAAATATTTTCATAGCTTGAATTGTTACTTCATGAAGTCCAAAAAAGTTTGTGTTAAACTGCTTTTTTAAAACCTTTACACTCAAATCTTCAACAGCTCCTGGTTGTCCAAAACCAGCATTATTAAAAACTGCATCAAGTTTTAAATCATTTTTTAAAATAGTTTCTAAGGCATATTTTATCTCATCTTTATTTCGTACATCTATTTTAAAAGTTTCAAAACCTAAATCTTTTAACATTTCAACATCTTTATCTTTTCTTGCACTTGCATAAACTTTGATACCATTTTTTTTCAATATAAGTGCAGTTTCAAGTCCAATTCCAGAAGAACAACCAGTTATTAGTATATTTTGCATATTTTTAATCCATCTAAATTTTTGAAATGGTATTATAACTTTATAAATATAAAAGCACTTTGGATAAAAATGACAAAAAAAGATAAAGAGATAAAACAACTTTTAGATAATGAAGTAGAAAATAGAAATAAAAATGATGAAATAAACTATGATAAACCTGACCCACTTTTGATTGCAAGAAGATACGATGACGAGTTTATAATACTTTTATGTGCTTTGTTTGCCTATGGAAATGCAAAACTAATAGTGAAATTTTTAGATAGTTTAGATTTTTCATTGTTAGAGAAAAGTGATGAGATAATAGATAAAGAGTTAGATAAATTTTATTATAGATTTCAAAATGCACAAGATATAAAAATGATATTTAAAACTTTTAAACGAATGAAAAATGAAGATAGTTTAAATAATATCTTTGTAAATGCATATAAAAAAGAGAATTCTATTTTAGAAGGAATAGATGCTTTAATTCAAAAAATTCATAACATATCAAACTATAACTCTCAAGGTTTTACTTTTTTAGTTTCAAGCCCTTTTAAAAGAGATAAAGCTGGACTTATAAAAGAAAACGGAAATGCTCCATATAAAAGATGGAATATGTATCTTCGATGGATGGTAAGAGATGATAATCTTGATTTAGGTCTTTGGAAAAATATAGATAAGAAAGACTTGATACTTCCTCTTGATACTCATACTTTCAAAGTTTCTCAAAAATTAGGTTTATTGGATAGAAAAAATTATGATTTAAAATCAGCATTGTTGATAACTGATAAATTAAAAGAGTTTGATAAATTTGATCCTATAAAGTACGATTTTAGTTTGTATAGAATAGGGCAAGAGAAAATAGATATTTAAGTTGTAATTATTTATTTAGATGTAAAAGAAAATAAGATAACATCCATTTCATTAAGAAGGAGATGTTTTGGAAGATTTAGAATATACATATATTTATACAAATAATTTTAAACAAAAAATTCAAAGAAAATTTAAAATAAAATATAAATCAAATCATCTTATTACAAAAATAACATTTGAAGTTGAATCTATTGATTTTGATATAAATTTAAATCAAGAATGGATTAGTTCGCGAAAAAATTATGGCTTAATTAGTATTAATAAAGAGTATTTTGAAAATAATAAAGAAAAAGCTATTTTACTTATAGTTTATGAAATAAATCCAGCTTTTTTTACAAACGATTGTTTGTACAGTCTTGATGATTCAAATTTAAAAAAAATAAATAAAATAAAAGAAGAATATAACTCTTTTGAATAACTCTTTTGTTACTTTCAAGTTATATATAAATGATATAGTTTCTTCATATAAATAGTAGGAGGAAATTATTTATGAAAAAGTTTATTAAAATAGTAACTTTATCAGCATTGTGTACGAGTGCTTTATTTGGATTTGACCCAAAGGTTTTAAGTGAACGTTCGAACACTGGATATAAGTATGAAGGAAAGTTGGAATATAAGATTCCAGATGTTAATACAATTCCAGATAATCAATTTGGAGAGTTGGTAAAATATGGAAAAGAGCTTATAGTTCATACTTCAAAATATATAGGACCTGAAGTTGAAGACCCAAAGATGAGATTTGCAGGAAATAATCTTCAATGTCAAACTTGTCATTTAGATGCTGGAACAAAAGCTTATTCGGCACCATTTATAGGAACAACAGCTGCATTTCCACAATATAGACCAAGAGAAGATACTATAGGGACATTAGCAGAAAGAATAAATGGTTGTATGCAAAGAAGTATGAATGGTTATCCTTTACCTCAAGATAGTAAAGAGATGAAAGCTATGGAAGCATATATGTTTTGGTTAAGTCAAGGTATTCCAGTTGGTGGAGCTACTGCTTTAGAAGGAAGAGGACTTGCTAAAATTGATAGAAAAATGATAAAAAAACAAGCAGCAAATCCAGAAAAAGGAAAAGTAGTATATGAACAACAATGTGCTTCTTGTCATGGAATAAATGGTGAAGGTATAAAAAATGAAGGAAGAGCAAATGGATATATTTATCCACCATTATGGGGAGAAGATTCTTATAATAAAGGTGCTGGAATGTATAGGGTTTTAAAAGCAGCTGATTTTATAAAATCAAATATGCCTTTAGGAGCTACTAAAGAAAATCCAATCCTAACAGATGAAGAGGCTTATAATGTTGCTGCTTATATGAATATGGATTCTCATTATAGACCTGAAAAAATAAATAGAAAAAATGACTTCCCTGATGAGGTTGTAAAAGCACCTGATGTTTACAGAGAAGGAATAGAAACAAAAGAGCATCAAGTTGGACCATTTGGAAAAATTATTAAATAGTAAAAAGAGAATATCTAAAGGATATTCTCTTGAATAAAACATATAAAAAATTCATATTACTTTTTGTTATAGTTATAATCATACTTCTTTATTTTTTATTTAAATACAATAAAATCATACATCAAAATCAAATAGATATTTTAGTTTCAAACAAAGTTGAAATAGTACAAAATGAATTAACAAATCAAAAAAATCAAGCCTTATCATTGGCAATATTATTTTCAAAAAATCAAAATATTATAAATAATTTAGAACAAAATAATCCAAAAGAGTTGAAAAAAGAGCTTTTGGTATTACTTGATAATATAAAAAAATATACAAATCAAACAAATATTCAAGTTCAAATTCATACAAAAGATTTAAAAGTTTTTGTAAGGAGTTGGGAAGATAAAGATATAGGATTAAATTTAGAAAATTTTAGAAAAGGTTTAGTAAAAGTAAAAAATACACAAGAGCCTTTTGTTTCAAATGAATTGGGTAAAAGATTTAATATCAAAGCAATTTCTCCAGTTTTTAATAAAAACGAGGAATATATAGGAACTATTGAAGTTATTATGGATTATAGTGATTTGAAAAATAGGCTCAAATATTTAGGTATAGAAATAATTCCACTTTTAGAAAAAAAATATTTAAAGATTGCACAAAATTATAAGGACAATCCTCTTTTAGATGATTATATAGTTATTCAAGAAGAGTATGATAAAAAGTTTTATGATTTTCTTTTAGAAAATAAAAGCTATTTAACAACTAATAAATTTTACTATGAAAATAAAAATCGAATAATTACACAAATTCCTCTTGGAAGTTTTGATGAAGAGAGTATAGCTATAATGATGATTTGTTTTGATAAAAATGAACAAAACTTTAAATATTTACCGAAGTATGAATATTTAGGTGAAATAAATACAAAATCAAATCTTAAAAATAATGAAGAAAAAGAGAAAAGAGAGATTATAATAAAGTGATAAAAATTTTACTTTTAGAAGATGATTATTTATATAAAGTTTCTATAAAAGAGTTTTTAGAAGAACTTGATTTTGTAGTTGATGCTTTTGAAAATGGCGATGAGGCTTTAGATGCTGTTTTTGATAATTCTTATGATTTATTACTTTTAGATATACGAGTTCCTGGAATGGATGGGTTTTCTTTAGTTGAATATGTAAGAAAAAATAAATTAGATGTTCCTATTATTATCTTGACATCTTTAACTGATATAAGTGATTTAAGTCGTGGTTATGAACTTGGATGTAATGATTATATTAGAAAACCTTTTGATATGATAGAGTTAAAATTTAGAATTGAGCAACTTATCAAAAACTCATTTAAAACAAATGAAGATTTGATTTTATTATCAAATGATTTTAAATTTGATGTAAAAAAATCTACTTTATATTTAAAAGATAAATTGGTAGATTTAACTCAAAAAGAGAGTGAGTTGGTATCTTTATTAGTTTTAAATAGAGGTTTTTTTGTTTCTATTGAAACTTTGCATGATAAAATTTGGGAAAATAAAGAGATATCATATTCAGATATTAGAATGTGTATAAAAAGAATCAGGGAAAAAACAGCAAAAGAGTTTATAAAAACAAAAAGATTTGTAGGATACAAAATTGATAAATAATCAATATGAGATAAAATATATAATAATTCAAGTTTTTTTAACACTTTTTATTGCTTTTATTCCTATATATTTTTATTTAGATGCTTCTTATGAAAATAAACAGATAAAAGATAAAATGGATTTGAAAAATTATGCAAGTTTATTGATTTCTAAAATAGATAGTTTTGAAAAAGAGAATAGTGAAATCTTTTATTATCCAAGATCAAATATATTTACTTCAGCAATTTTTGATAAAAATAATAAAGAAATTTTTTCTTTATTAGAAAAAATAGATAATCAACAAACTTTTTTTTTCGAGGATTTTAAAAAAATAACAAATAAATTATGTTATAAAGAGTATCTAAACTCAAATATTTTTGAAGCAAAGAGTTTGATAGTATGTAAAGAAGATGATAATTCTGAAGTTATTTATAATGCAATAATCTTACTATTAATCGTAAGTTTTTTTATATTTTTATCTTCATTTTTTATAATAAAACAGAGTATTGAACCTTATAGAAGATTGAATCAATATTTAGATGAGTTTTTAAAAGATGCAATGCATGAGTTAAAAACTCCAATTGGAGTAGCAAGAATAAACGTAGATATGTTACAACTAAGACTTAAAAATGATAAAAATATTCTAAGAATAAAATCAGCACTAAAAAATATGACAGTTATTTATGAAGACTTAGAGTATTATATGCAACAAAATGCTGTAAAAGATGAAAAAAGAGATATAGATTTTTCATCTTTTTTAGAAAAAAGAGTTGATTTTTTCAATGATTTAGCTATTGCAAAACAGATAAATTTTCACAGATTCATAGAGCAAAATATAACTATAAATTTTAATGAAATAGAACTTTACAGAATTATTGATAACAATCTATCAAATGCAATAAAATACTCAAAAGATAGTTCTAATATAACAGTTACTCTTACAAAAGAATCAAATCATATAAAACTAATTTTCAAAGATGAAGGTGTTGGAATAAAAGATATCTCAACTATTTTTCAAAGATATTACAGAGGAGATAAAATAACAGGTGGTTTTGGAATAGGTCTTAGTATTGTAAAAAATATTTGTACTAAAAATAGTATAAATATAGAAGTTAAATCAAAAATAAACGAAGGAACAACTTTTATTTATATATTTTAAGCTTTTATCTTTTCATTATATATTTAAGTATATAATGCTTTTAAATTGTTTATATATAAGGACGGGTAATGACTCGAGAAAAAATAATGACTCAACTTTTTGAGTTTTCATCTCCAACATATTATAAATGGACTAAACAAGATAAAAGAAAAATTTTTGATTTATTAAATTATGCTTTTACAAATAATGAATTAGAAGAGTTTATAAAGACTGGTAAAATTGATAAGATTGAAGAGTTAGGAAATAAAACTTATCTATTTGATTCATCTATGAAATTTTATAAAACAGCAAAACATATTTCAAATTTTAAAGTTGCAAAAAATTTACTTTTACTATTGGAAAATAACTATAAACAAAATAACAATAGTGTCATCATAGAAAAGATTGCAGAGTCTATTTATAAATCTGATAAAGAATTATTTGAATATTTTGAAAATGATAAAAATATTGAAGTAGTAACTTCTATGAAATTAGCACTATTAAATTTAATACAAAAACAAGATATTTTTGTTTTAGAGTATATCAGTAAAAATCGAAAAGAGATAGAAAAAAATTCTCTAAAAAAAAGTGCAAAATATTTAAATAAAATAGATTTTTTTTACTCAAATAATTTTCATAGGATTTAATAAATATGTTTGATTTTACAGATAATGAACTTTTAGAGTTACTAAAAGAAGATGTCCCTTTTTTAGATTTAACTACTTATTTACAAGATATAAATAATAAAAAGGCAAGATTAGAGATATATACAAGAGAAGATATAGTAGTTTCTTGTAGTGAAGAATCAGCTAGAATAGCAAAACTTATGAATTGTGAAGTTGATTTTTTTGTTCCTTCTAAACAAAAGATAAAAAAAGGTGAACTTATTTTATCTTTTATTGGAGATTATAATCTTATTCATAAAATTTGGAGAACAACACAATTAATACTTGAATATAGTTGTAAAATAGCAACATATACACAAAATATGAAAGAAGAAATTTTAAAGGTTAATAATCATTGTGAATTATTAACAACAAGAAAAACTTATCCTTTTGCAAAAAAATTTTGTATAAAATCTATTCTTGTAGGAGGGGCTTTCCCTCATAGATTAAATCTTAGTGAAACTGTATTATTATTTCCACATCATAGAAAAGTATATGCTACAAGTGAAGAATTTTATTATCAAATAAAAGAAATAAAACAAAAAGCTTTGGAAAAAAAGATAATTATTGAATCAAGTGATTTTAATGATGCAATAAATCTTATGAAATATGGAGCGGATGTTTTACAACTTGATAAAATGGATGTTAAAATCATAGATGAAATAGTGAAATACAAAAATAATAACTTCCCTTGGATAAAATTACTTGTATCTGGAAATATAAATCTTTTAAATATTAAAAATTTTGCTTCTACTCAAATAGATGGGGTAGTTTCAAGTTCTATGTATTTATGTGGAATGTCAGATTTAGGGACAGGATTAACTATTTTAGAATAAGGGATTAGATTAAACTAAATCTCCATCCCATTTTCTAAAATTATTTTATTTCTACCGTTTTCTTTCGCTTTATAAAGTAACATATCAGCTTTTTGAACTGTATTTTCATAAGTATCATAACTACTTCTAATAGCAACGCCAGCAGAAAAAGTTACTTTTATTTTTTTGTCTTTATATAAAAAACTATTTTCAACAACAATGCTTTTTATTCTTTTTAAAAACTGTAAAAGTTCCCTATTAAGGTTAAAATGAATAATAGCTATAAACTCTTCTCCACCATATCTTCCTACAATATCAAGATCTCTTATACTTTTATTTAATATTTTTCCAAATGTAGATAAAACAACATCTCCACACTCATGTCCATAAGTGTCATTTAACTTTTTAAAGTGGTCTAAATCAAAGAAAACAACAGCGTATTGAGTATTAAGTCTTTTATATGAACTTTCGATTTTTTTTACTTCATCTCCAAAGGCTTTTCTTGTTAATAGTCCTGTTAAATGGTCTTTCATATTTTCGATTTTTGTTTTATTTAATTCTTCTTCTAAAGTTTTAACTTTTTCTTCAAGTTCTTGAACTTTTGTTTTTCCTGTTTCTAATTTATCAGTTACACTACTCATCTCTTTTTCTATCAAAGAAGCAGCATTTATAAGTTCATTTTGTAATTTTGAAAGAGCTTCTAAGCCATTTTCATTTATATTTATAGCTTCTATTTTTTCTCTGATATTTAAAACATTTTTTGTTCCAGAACCATTGCTAGAAATAGCTTCATTTAAATACTCTTCCATTAAAACTACAAGTTTTGAAATATCTGAAGTTTTTTCAATTACTACTTGCTTATCTCTTTCAAATCTTTTTGTAATGAATTCTTTTATTTTTTCTTGAATATTTTTATCAAATAAAAGGTTTGCATCTTCTTCAATCTTTGTGAATAGTTTGTCTATTTCATCATTTGTCTCTTCACAAATAGATGGAAGTAAAGATTGTTTAATTATAGAAGCTAGAATATGAACATTCTTAGGATGAACTCTTTTTAATAAAAGCGGTATAAGTTTTTCAGGAGTATTAATATTTTGAGATACAACTTTTAAATTTTCTTCATCATTTAACTGGCTTAAAAACCCTTTGAATATTTCATTCATGTTATTTTCCTAGATTTTTTATTTTTAAGATAAAAGTTTTTTTACCATCTCATTTATTCTTTTACCATCTGCAACACCTGCAAATTTCTTAGTGGCCATTCCCATAACTTTACCCATATCTTTAATAGTAGTTGCACCTGTTTGAGTAATGATTTCTTTCATTCCAGATTCTAATTCTTCATCTGTTAATTGTTTTGGAAGATATAACATAAATACATCAACTTGTTCTTGTTCTTTTTGAACTAAATCATCTCTTGCAGCAGCTTTATATTGAGAGATTGCTTCTTCTCTTTGTTTAATTCCTCTTTGAATTAATTTGATAACTTCATCATCATCAAGCTCTCTTCTTTCATCAACTTCTATTTGTTTAATCATTGTATTAATAGCTCTAATTGAGTCTCTTTTTACAACTTCTTTGTCTCTCATAGCTGTTTTTAAATCTTCTTTTAATTGCTCTTTTAAACTCATCGAAAGTCCTTGTTTATAGTTATTAATTTTGTTAATTATATCTTTTTAAGAATTAAAGCTTTCCACTAACTCTTCTAATTCTAAAAATCTTTCTACTTTTTGTTCATAAATTTTTTTTGTCGCTTCAAGTTCTTGTGACATGGCAATTATTCCTTTTTGTTCATAACATTTTGGATTCATTAAACATGCATTTATTTCATCAAGTTTTAACTCTAACTCTTCAAGTTCTTTTGGTAACATATCATATTCTCTTTGGTCTTTATATGATAGTTTAGTCTGTTTTTTAACAGTTGGTGCTATTTTTGTAGTAGTTGGTTCTTTAGTAATTTCAGTTTCAAAAGATTCAAGTTCTCTTAACTCTTTTTCAATTTCTAAATATTCACTATATGGTTGGAAACTTTCCATAATATGACCATTTCCTTGAAATACAAAAAGTTTTTTTGCAATTTTATCTACAAAATATCTATCGTGTGATACAAAAATCAAAGCACCTTGGAAGTTTTGTAAATACTCTTCTAAAATATTAATTGTTGGAATATCTAAGTCATTTGTTGGCTCATCCAAAATTAAACAATCAACTTTTTTTGTAAAAAGTAGTGCAAGAGCAACTCTATTTTTTTCTCCTCCACTTAAAACACCAACTTTTTTATCAAGATATTCTCTTGGAAATAAAAAATTTTTTAAGTATCCAAAAACATGCATATTTCTTCCATCTTGAAGGACAACCCTATCTCCTCCATTTGGACAAAAAGTTTCTAGCAAGTTTTTATTGTCATCTAAAGATTCTCTTTGTTGGTCAAAATATCCTATTTCAAAATCACCTTTTTTAAATGTTCCACTATCAATTTTCATTTTTTCCATAAAAATTTTAAGCAGTGTTGATTTCCCACTTCCATTTGGACCTACAATTGCAATAGTATCTTTTTGTAAAATTCTTGCTGTAAAATCTTGAATTAATTTTTTATCTCCTAACGTTTTACAAACATCATCAAGTTCATAAAGCATTTTTCTTTTATTTTGTTGTTTTTCCTCTGTATTAAAAGATTTTTGTTCCCTTTGAAGTTCTAAAGACATTTTTCTAATCATTGCAGGGTTTGATTTAGCTTTTTGTTTTAGTTCAAAGTATTCCGATTTTCTTCTTTCATTTCTTTTTCTTCTTGCTGTTACTCCATGTTGCATCCAATGAGCTTCTCTTTTTACAAGACGTATAAGATTATCATGCTCTTTTTGCATATTTTCTAAAAGTTGCTCTTTTTGTTCTAAATATGAAGAGTATCCACCGTTGAATTTTCTTAAAACTCCTCCATCAATTTCTACAACACTAGTTGCAATATTATCAATAAAATATCTATCGTGAGAGATAAAAAGTAGGGTGAAGTTGTTTTTCAAAAGTAATTGTTCTAAAAACTCAACCATATAAACATCAAGATGATTTGTAGGCTCATCAAGTAATAAAACATCAGGCTTTTTAAGAAGTAATCCAGCAAGACTAACTCTTCTTTGTTCTCCTCCACTTAAAAGATTTACATCTTTGAATTCATACTGTTTTAGTTGAAATTCAACTAAAACACGTTCTATCATATTGTCCAAATCCCAAGCATTATGAAACTCCAAAAAAGATACCAATTCACTTTGTTTTCTTAATAATTCTTCATTTTCATATTCAGTCATTAGTTGATTTGTGATTTTTTCATATTCCACTTTTGCAGTTTTTAATTCAGCTAATTGATTTTCAATAGCTTCTCTTACACTAAGATTTGCTTTAAATTTTGGTTGTTGATCAAGCATCTCTATTTTTACAGATTTATCAATAGCCATTTCACCACTATCAGGTTCTGTTTGCTTCATAATTATTTTAAAAAGTGTAGATTTTCCTTGACCATTTTGTCCAATTACGGCAATTCTTTGTCCGTGATTTAAAGTAAAATTTGCATCTTTTAAAATAACTTTTGTGTCATATTGTTTTGATATGTTTTGTAAGTCTATTAGTGCCATTTATATTTTATAGTTCCCTTGAAATATTATTTTGTAGATAATTTGTATTATACTTAAAGTCTATACAATAATAAATTATTTTTAATTGCTTAAAATAAATTAATATTGTATCTAAAAGATGGTTAACTTTTAAATTTTTATATCCATTATTGACTTTAATTAATAATTATAATAGACTATTTAGGTATTGTTAAAAAATTATTTTAGGAAAGTTGAGTTTGGAAAAAGAGATTAAATTGAGTATAGAATCCTTTTTATTATCAGAAACTGATGAAAAAGGAATTATCAGATATGCAAATGATGAATTTTGTGAAATTTCAGGTTTTAAATTAGATGAATTAATAGGTAAACCACATAATATTATACGGCATAAGGATATGCCAAAAGCTGCATTTGAAGATTTATGGAAAACGGTAAAAAGTGGTAAATCTTGGAAAGGTTTTGTAAAAAATGCTACAAAATCAGGAGATTATTATTGGGTTTTTGCAACAGTATTCCCTTTTATTTCGTGTGATGGTTCAAAAGGATACATATCTTGTAGAAGAGTCGCTTCAAAAGATGAAATAGAAAAATATGAAAATATTTATAAAAATATGAACTAGGAAAAATTATGGGAATAATTAAATTTTTGAAAACAATGTCTATTAAAAATAAAATAAAATTAATAAGTATTTTCCCCTTGGTATTTATAATTATTTTATCTTTTTTTATAAATTTAGATACTTATAAAAATGTAGTACAATTAAAAAATATGAAAGAGTTAATAAAATTAAATGTAAAAATTTCTGCATTACTTCATGAAACTCAAAAAGAAAGAGGAATGAGTGCTGGTTATTTGGGAAGTAAAGGTACTAAATTTGAGGATAATTTAGTAGCTCAAAAAGAACTTACAAATAAAAATTTAATAGAGTTTAAAACTATGATTCAAACTGTTGATTCTAAGATATATCCACAAAATGCAGATGTTTTAGTATTAAATATTTTAAAAGAGTTATCTAGTTTAGAAAAAATAAGAGAAGATGTAAAGAATTTAAAAATAGATACTAAAAATGCTCTATTTTATTATACAAATTTAAATTCAATGCTTTTGGACTTTATTGCATTTACAACAACAAAAGTAGAAAAAGAAAAAAATACAAGAACATTGATTTCATATTATAACTTTTTGATGGCAAAAGAGAGAGCAGGAATAGAAAGAGCTATTGGTTCAAACACTTTTGCTGCGAAAAGTTTTGCACCTGGAATGTATGAAAAATATATTGGACTAGTATATGAACAACAAATGTTTATAAATGGATTCTTGAAGTATTCAACACAGGAAAATAAAAATTTCTTTGAAGAAAAAATTACTAATCCTGTTATAGATGAATTAAAAAATATGAGTAAAATACTTTTATCTTATGGAGATAATAAAAATATAGAGTTAAATGTAGATTCTATTTTATGGTTTGATAAAATGACTCAAAAAATTAATATTTTAAAAGAAATTGATGATTATCTTTCACAAAGTTTAATTCAAGAAATAAAAAAAGATTTATCAATTCAAACTAATTTTATGTATTTTTTAATAATTGTCAGTTTAATAATTATTAGTTTAATAATTTATTTTGTAATCTTTTTTAATTCTAATATAGCTTATGGTATTAATAAAATATATAAAGGTATTGAACAATTTATGAGATACCTAAATAGAGAGATAAATGAACTTGAATATATAGATTTAAATACAAGAGGTGAGTTGGGGAAACTGGCTAAGATGGTAAATTCTAATATTGATATGATAAATGGAGATTTAGAAAAAGATTTACTTTGTGTAGGTGAAGCAACTATTACTTTAGACAAATTTCAAAAGGGATATTATTCTTGTCGAGTAA
Coding sequences:
- a CDS encoding PAS domain-containing protein, translated to MEKEIKLSIESFLLSETDEKGIIRYANDEFCEISGFKLDELIGKPHNIIRHKDMPKAAFEDLWKTVKSGKSWKGFVKNATKSGDYYWVFATVFPFISCDGSKGYISCRRVASKDEIEKYENIYKNMN
- a CDS encoding methyl-accepting chemotaxis protein, whose amino-acid sequence is MGIIKFLKTMSIKNKIKLISIFPLVFIIILSFFINLDTYKNVVQLKNMKELIKLNVKISALLHETQKERGMSAGYLGSKGTKFEDNLVAQKELTNKNLIEFKTMIQTVDSKIYPQNADVLVLNILKELSSLEKIREDVKNLKIDTKNALFYYTNLNSMLLDFIAFTTTKVEKEKNTRTLISYYNFLMAKERAGIERAIGSNTFAAKSFAPGMYEKYIGLVYEQQMFINGFLKYSTQENKNFFEEKITNPVIDELKNMSKILLSYGDNKNIELNVDSILWFDKMTQKINILKEIDDYLSQSLIQEIKKDLSIQTNFMYFLIIVSLIIISLIIYFVIFFNSNIAYGINKIYKGIEQFMRYLNREINELEYIDLNTRGELGKLAKMVNSNIDMINGDLEKDLLCVGEATITLDKFQKGYYSCRVNSKAANPQVRTLAKTINKMLDTQQKINSDILKVLAEYSNYNYLNNINNSGIYGELKQLVDGINNLGNAITSMLVENKQNALILQKGSNQLTKNVNELNKASNDAAARLEETAAAVEEITNNIINSTQNVVKMSKNANELNSSVVNGEKLAEQTVNSMEEINIQVNAITESISIIDQIAFQTNILSLNAAVEAATAGEAGKGFAVVAQEVRNLANRSAEAAHEIKTLVSNATLKANDGKNIAASMIEGYHNISQNINNTINLINDVSNGANKQKVAMEQISDAINSLDKQTQVNANIANQTNDIASQTSVLANNIVTAVNTKNFREK
- the abc-f gene encoding ribosomal protection-like ABC-F family protein, whose translation is MALIDLQNISKQYDTKVILKDANFTLNHGQRIAVIGQNGQGKSTLFKIIMKQTEPDSGEMAIDKSVKIEMLDQQPKFKANLSVREAIENQLAELKTAKVEYEKITNQLMTEYENEELLRKQSELVSFLEFHNAWDLDNMIERVLVEFQLKQYEFKDVNLLSGGEQRRVSLAGLLLKKPDVLLLDEPTNHLDVYMVEFLEQLLLKNNFTLLFISHDRYFIDNIATSVVEIDGGVLRKFNGGYSSYLEQKEQLLENMQKEHDNLIRLVKREAHWMQHGVTARRKRNERRKSEYFELKQKAKSNPAMIRKMSLELQREQKSFNTEEKQQNKRKMLYELDDVCKTLGDKKLIQDFTARILQKDTIAIVGPNGSGKSTLLKIFMEKMKIDSGTFKKGDFEIGYFDQQRESLDDNKNLLETFCPNGGDRVVLQDGRNMHVFGYLKNFLFPREYLDKKVGVLSGGEKNRVALALLFTKKVDCLILDEPTNDLDIPTINILEEYLQNFQGALIFVSHDRYFVDKIAKKLFVFQGNGHIMESFQPYSEYLEIEKELRELESFETEITKEPTTTKIAPTVKKQTKLSYKDQREYDMLPKELEELELKLDEINACLMNPKCYEQKGIIAMSQELEATKKIYEQKVERFLELEELVESFNS